The following proteins are encoded in a genomic region of Rhinoraja longicauda isolate Sanriku21f chromosome 28, sRhiLon1.1, whole genome shotgun sequence:
- the cherp gene encoding calcium homeostasis endoplasmic reticulum protein isoform X7: MDMPVPPEDQELRNVIDKLAQFVARNGPEFEKMTMEKQKENPKFSFLFGGEYYNYYQYKLAIEQQLLCSPSGQENEPPTQVPVPAPIPGPLPAAPSTTMPGPATAPAQSQPPTPPGPGQPQLEELIQQSLWNLQQQEQHLLMQRQEQITAAIALAMEQQIQKLLSETQLDMTEFDNLLQPIIDTCTKDAISAGKNWMFNNAKTPQHCELMSGHLRNRITAEGAHFELRLHLIYLINDVLHHCQRKQARDLLAALQKVVVPIYCTSFLAVEEDKQQKIARLLQLWEKNGYFDESIIQQLQSPALGLGQYQASLITEFAAVVQPIQMAFQQQIQTLKAQHQEFVDSLTKHQQAQPPPQPQPQPQSQPQPQPLLEPEAPPPHIPMPQNQDLPVLSPTDSPEEPKPHPLPDNVPSGGQEPPSGGQRGPGQHEHSSSKPPWFERPAMPLWGQQQQQQQQQQFDQGFNAPHQGPPHCQPWNNNHEGMWNDQREQNWNNQRDAPWNNQHEPSWNNQYDPPWNNQHEPPWGGQRDPPFRMQRPPHFRQQPPFQQHQQHPPFNQPPHPHNFNRIPPRFMQDDFPPRHHFDRPPYPPHHFDYQQGDFPPDMGPPHHPPHRLPPPGMGEPPPWGGPQHPDFGGPPPGFNGQPPHIRRQGPPPPQITPDDPSLVPNVPYFDLPAGLMAPLVKLEDYDYKALESKDMRLPPPMPPNERLLAAVEAFYSPPSHDRPRNSEGWEQNGLYEFFRAKMRARRKKGQDKRSRGPSTATPGTVKPGVRSEPHEASSGPKVEKRGRSKSRSRSRSRRSSSGSSSRSSRSSGSYSRSRSRTRSRSRSRSYSASRSSRSRSGSSRSQSGSRSRSRSRSFSPGKRRVSRSRSQTPPATTGLGSDSASLTPDYRLGEENKGHQLLMKMGWSGSGGLGAKEQGIQDPIKGGEIRDKWDQYKGVGVPLDDPYENYRRNKSYSFIARMKARDESHCSEEGDSGAAAAGVKYAREDKAVSVLL; this comes from the exons TGTTGTGCAGTCCATCAGGACAAGAAAATGAGCCACCCACTCAGGTCCCTGTGCCAGCCCCAATCCCAGGCCCACTTCCTGCCGCACCTTCCACCACTATGCCAGGCCCAGCTACTGCTCCAGCCCAATCCCAACCTCCCACACCTCCGGGTCCAGGCCAGCCACAGTTGGAGGAGTTGATACAGCAGAGCCTATGGAATCTGCAACAGCAGGAGCAGCATCTCCTCATGCAAAGACAG GAGCAGATAACTGCAGCGATCGCCTTGGCAATGGAACAGCAAATTCAGAAACTTCTATCAGAGACACAACTGGACATGACTGAATTTGACAATCTCTTGCAGCCAATTATTGACACCTGTACCAAAGATGCTATTTCT GCTGGTAAGAACTGGATGTTTAACAatgcaaaaaccccacagcattGTGAGCTGATGTCCGGTCATCTGAGGAACCGAATCACAGCTGAAGGAGCCCATTTTGAACTGCGGCTCCATCTGATCTACCTGATAAATGATGTACTTCATCACTG TCAACGGAAACAAGCTCGAGACCTGCTCGCAGCTCTGCAGAAAGTTGTGGTCCCCATTTACTGCACCAGTTTTCTTGCTGTGGAAGAGGACAAACAACAAAAGATTGCACGG CTGTTACAACTGTGGGAGAAGAACGGTTATTTCGATGAATCCATTATTCAACAGTTACAGAGCCCTGCTCTTGGACTTGGGCAGTACCAA GCCTCTCTCATCACGGAGTTTGCAGCCGTAGTGCAGCCTATTCAAATGGCATTCCAGCAGCAGATCCAGACCCTGAAGGCTCAACATCAGGAGTTTGTTGACAGTCTCACCAAACATCAACAGGCCCAGCCTCCTCCACAGCCACAGCCCCAGCCACAATCACAGCCGCAACCACAGCCGTTATTGGAACCTGAGGCACCACCGCCGCACATCCCAATGCCCCAAAATCAGGATCTGCCAGTCCTCTCTCCAACAGACTCACCAG AGGAGCCCAAGCCCCATCCCCTTCCTGACAATGTGCCAAGTGGAGGGCAGGAGCCCCCTTCAGGGGGGCAGCGAGGACCTGGGCAACATGAACACTCTTCTTCCAAGCCACCTTGGTTTGAACGGCCTGCAATGCCTCTCTGGgggcaacagcaacagcaacagcaacagcaacag TTTGACCAGGGTTTTAATGCTCCACACCAGGGACCACCTCATTGCCAGCCCTGGAATAACAACCATGAAGGAATGTGGAATGACCAGCGGGAACAAAATTGGAACAACCAGCGGGATGCTCCATGGAACAATCAACATGAGCCGTCCTGGAATAACCAGTATGACCCCCCCTGGAACAACCAGCATGAGCCCCCCTGGGGAGGCCAGCGGGATCCACCATTTAGAATGCAACGGCCCCCCCATTTCCGCCAGCAGCCACCCTTCCAGCAACACCAACAGCACCCACCGTTCAACCAGCCACCACATCCCCACAACTTTAACCGCATTCCACCGCGGTTCATGCAGGATGACTTCCCTCCCAGACACCACTTTGATCGTCCCCCCTATCCTCCCCACCATTTTGACTATCAGCAGGGAGACTTTCCACCAG ACATGGGCCCCCCTCATCATCCTCCACACAGATTGCCTCCACCAGGAATGGGAGAACCACCTCCATGGGGTGGACCGCAGCATCCGGATTTTGGTGGTCCTCCCCCAGGTTTCAATGGACAACCACCACATATCCGACGTCAAGGGCCACCTCCACCTCAGATCACTCCTGATGACCCTAGTTTGGTGCCCAATGTGCCATATTTTGATCTCCCAGCAGGATTAATGGCACCTCTGGTGAAG TTAGAAGACTATGACTACAAGGCTCTGGAGTCTAAAGATATGCGCCTTCCACCTCCAATGCCACCTAATGAGAGGCTACTTGCTGCAGTTGAGGCATTTTATAGTCCACCATCTCATGACAGACCAAGAAATAG TGAAGGCTGGGAGCAAAATGGACTCTATGAATTCTTCCGAGCCAAAATGCGAGCACGGAGAAAAAAGGGGCAAGATAAGAGAAGCAG AGGTCCGAGCACAGCTACACCCGGAACGGTAAAACCAGGAGTCCGTTCAGAACCTCATGAAGCCAGTAGTGGACCTAAAGTGGAGAAACG TGGACGATCAAAGTCCCGCAGTCGGTCACGGAGCAGACGTTCTTCCTCTGGCTCCAGTTCAAGATCTTCGCGGTCCTCTGGCTCTTATTCCAGATCCAGATCGCGGACTCGATCCCGCTCGCGTTCTCGTTCATATTCTGCTTCACGTTCCAG TCGCAGCAGATCAGGCTCGTCTCGCAGCCAGTCGGGTTCAAGATCTCGCTCACGGTCACGATCGTTCTCACCAGGGAAGAGGCGGGTATCAAGGTCACGTAGCCAGACTCCACC AGCCACCACTGGACTTGGCAGTGATTCTGCCTCTCTCACGCCTGATTACAGACTGGGGGAAGAAAACAAAGGCCATCAGTTGTTGATGAAGATGG GATGGAGTGGATCTGGAGGACTTGGAGCAAAGGAGCAAGGTATCCAGGATCCAATTAAAGGAGGAGAAATCCGTGATAAGTGGGACCAGTATAAAGGAGTAGGGGTCCCACTCGATGATCCTTATGAGAATTATCGAAGAAATAAGAGCTACTCCTTCATAGCTCGAATGAAAGCAAGAGATGAAAGT CACTGCAGTGAAGAAGGAGATTCAGGAGCAGCCGCCGCCGGAGTGAAGTACGCAAGAGAAGACAAAGCTGTGTCTGTTCTGCTTTAG
- the cherp gene encoding calcium homeostasis endoplasmic reticulum protein isoform X2, giving the protein MDMPVPPEDQELRNVIDKLAQFVARNGPEFEKMTMEKQKENPKFSFLFGGEYYNYYQYKLAIEQQFIAVAPVIEGRYPENCDFQGSLYSRDLQVLCSPSGQENEPPTQVPVPAPIPGPLPAAPSTTMPGPATAPAQSQPPTPPGPGQPQLEELIQQSLWNLQQQEQHLLMQRQEQITAAIALAMEQQIQKLLSETQLDMTEFDNLLQPIIDTCTKDAISAGKNWMFNNAKTPQHCELMSGHLRNRITAEGAHFELRLHLIYLINDVLHHCQRKQARDLLAALQKVVVPIYCTSFLAVEEDKQQKIARLLQLWEKNGYFDESIIQQLQSPALGLGQYQASLITEFAAVVQPIQMAFQQQIQTLKAQHQEFVDSLTKHQQAQPPPQPQPQPQSQPQPQPLLEPEAPPPHIPMPQNQDLPVLSPTDSPAPECITEEPKPHPLPDNVPSGGQEPPSGGQRGPGQHEHSSSKPPWFERPAMPLWGQQQQQQQQQQFDQGFNAPHQGPPHCQPWNNNHEGMWNDQREQNWNNQRDAPWNNQHEPSWNNQYDPPWNNQHEPPWGGQRDPPFRMQRPPHFRQQPPFQQHQQHPPFNQPPHPHNFNRIPPRFMQDDFPPRHHFDRPPYPPHHFDYQQGDFPPDMGPPHHPPHRLPPPGMGEPPPWGGPQHPDFGGPPPGFNGQPPHIRRQGPPPPQITPDDPSLVPNVPYFDLPAGLMAPLVKLEDYDYKALESKDMRLPPPMPPNERLLAAVEAFYSPPSHDRPRNSEGWEQNGLYEFFRAKMRARRKKGQDKRSRGPSTATPGTVKPGVRSEPHEASSGPKVEKRGRSKSRSRSRSRRSSSGSSSRSSRSSGSYSRSRSRTRSRSRSRSYSASRSSRSGSSRSQSGSRSRSRSRSFSPGKRRVSRSRSQTPPATTGLGSDSASLTPDYRLGEENKGHQLLMKMGWSGSGGLGAKEQGIQDPIKGGEIRDKWDQYKGVGVPLDDPYENYRRNKSYSFIARMKARDESHCSEEGDSGAAAAGVKYAREDKAVSVLL; this is encoded by the exons TGTTGTGCAGTCCATCAGGACAAGAAAATGAGCCACCCACTCAGGTCCCTGTGCCAGCCCCAATCCCAGGCCCACTTCCTGCCGCACCTTCCACCACTATGCCAGGCCCAGCTACTGCTCCAGCCCAATCCCAACCTCCCACACCTCCGGGTCCAGGCCAGCCACAGTTGGAGGAGTTGATACAGCAGAGCCTATGGAATCTGCAACAGCAGGAGCAGCATCTCCTCATGCAAAGACAG GAGCAGATAACTGCAGCGATCGCCTTGGCAATGGAACAGCAAATTCAGAAACTTCTATCAGAGACACAACTGGACATGACTGAATTTGACAATCTCTTGCAGCCAATTATTGACACCTGTACCAAAGATGCTATTTCT GCTGGTAAGAACTGGATGTTTAACAatgcaaaaaccccacagcattGTGAGCTGATGTCCGGTCATCTGAGGAACCGAATCACAGCTGAAGGAGCCCATTTTGAACTGCGGCTCCATCTGATCTACCTGATAAATGATGTACTTCATCACTG TCAACGGAAACAAGCTCGAGACCTGCTCGCAGCTCTGCAGAAAGTTGTGGTCCCCATTTACTGCACCAGTTTTCTTGCTGTGGAAGAGGACAAACAACAAAAGATTGCACGG CTGTTACAACTGTGGGAGAAGAACGGTTATTTCGATGAATCCATTATTCAACAGTTACAGAGCCCTGCTCTTGGACTTGGGCAGTACCAA GCCTCTCTCATCACGGAGTTTGCAGCCGTAGTGCAGCCTATTCAAATGGCATTCCAGCAGCAGATCCAGACCCTGAAGGCTCAACATCAGGAGTTTGTTGACAGTCTCACCAAACATCAACAGGCCCAGCCTCCTCCACAGCCACAGCCCCAGCCACAATCACAGCCGCAACCACAGCCGTTATTGGAACCTGAGGCACCACCGCCGCACATCCCAATGCCCCAAAATCAGGATCTGCCAGTCCTCTCTCCAACAGACTCACCAG CTCCTGAATGCATTACAGAGGAGCCCAAGCCCCATCCCCTTCCTGACAATGTGCCAAGTGGAGGGCAGGAGCCCCCTTCAGGGGGGCAGCGAGGACCTGGGCAACATGAACACTCTTCTTCCAAGCCACCTTGGTTTGAACGGCCTGCAATGCCTCTCTGGgggcaacagcaacagcaacagcaacagcaacag TTTGACCAGGGTTTTAATGCTCCACACCAGGGACCACCTCATTGCCAGCCCTGGAATAACAACCATGAAGGAATGTGGAATGACCAGCGGGAACAAAATTGGAACAACCAGCGGGATGCTCCATGGAACAATCAACATGAGCCGTCCTGGAATAACCAGTATGACCCCCCCTGGAACAACCAGCATGAGCCCCCCTGGGGAGGCCAGCGGGATCCACCATTTAGAATGCAACGGCCCCCCCATTTCCGCCAGCAGCCACCCTTCCAGCAACACCAACAGCACCCACCGTTCAACCAGCCACCACATCCCCACAACTTTAACCGCATTCCACCGCGGTTCATGCAGGATGACTTCCCTCCCAGACACCACTTTGATCGTCCCCCCTATCCTCCCCACCATTTTGACTATCAGCAGGGAGACTTTCCACCAG ACATGGGCCCCCCTCATCATCCTCCACACAGATTGCCTCCACCAGGAATGGGAGAACCACCTCCATGGGGTGGACCGCAGCATCCGGATTTTGGTGGTCCTCCCCCAGGTTTCAATGGACAACCACCACATATCCGACGTCAAGGGCCACCTCCACCTCAGATCACTCCTGATGACCCTAGTTTGGTGCCCAATGTGCCATATTTTGATCTCCCAGCAGGATTAATGGCACCTCTGGTGAAG TTAGAAGACTATGACTACAAGGCTCTGGAGTCTAAAGATATGCGCCTTCCACCTCCAATGCCACCTAATGAGAGGCTACTTGCTGCAGTTGAGGCATTTTATAGTCCACCATCTCATGACAGACCAAGAAATAG TGAAGGCTGGGAGCAAAATGGACTCTATGAATTCTTCCGAGCCAAAATGCGAGCACGGAGAAAAAAGGGGCAAGATAAGAGAAGCAG AGGTCCGAGCACAGCTACACCCGGAACGGTAAAACCAGGAGTCCGTTCAGAACCTCATGAAGCCAGTAGTGGACCTAAAGTGGAGAAACG TGGACGATCAAAGTCCCGCAGTCGGTCACGGAGCAGACGTTCTTCCTCTGGCTCCAGTTCAAGATCTTCGCGGTCCTCTGGCTCTTATTCCAGATCCAGATCGCGGACTCGATCCCGCTCGCGTTCTCGTTCATATTCTGCTTCACGTTCCAG CAGATCAGGCTCGTCTCGCAGCCAGTCGGGTTCAAGATCTCGCTCACGGTCACGATCGTTCTCACCAGGGAAGAGGCGGGTATCAAGGTCACGTAGCCAGACTCCACC AGCCACCACTGGACTTGGCAGTGATTCTGCCTCTCTCACGCCTGATTACAGACTGGGGGAAGAAAACAAAGGCCATCAGTTGTTGATGAAGATGG GATGGAGTGGATCTGGAGGACTTGGAGCAAAGGAGCAAGGTATCCAGGATCCAATTAAAGGAGGAGAAATCCGTGATAAGTGGGACCAGTATAAAGGAGTAGGGGTCCCACTCGATGATCCTTATGAGAATTATCGAAGAAATAAGAGCTACTCCTTCATAGCTCGAATGAAAGCAAGAGATGAAAGT CACTGCAGTGAAGAAGGAGATTCAGGAGCAGCCGCCGCCGGAGTGAAGTACGCAAGAGAAGACAAAGCTGTGTCTGTTCTGCTTTAG
- the cherp gene encoding calcium homeostasis endoplasmic reticulum protein isoform X3 codes for MDMPVPPEDQELRNVIDKLAQFVARNGPEFEKMTMEKQKENPKFSFLFGGEYYNYYQYKLAIEQQFIAVAPVIEGRYPENCDFQGSLYSRDLQVLCSPSGQENEPPTQVPVPAPIPGPLPAAPSTTMPGPATAPAQSQPPTPPGPGQPQLEELIQQSLWNLQQQEQHLLMQRQITAAIALAMEQQIQKLLSETQLDMTEFDNLLQPIIDTCTKDAISAGKNWMFNNAKTPQHCELMSGHLRNRITAEGAHFELRLHLIYLINDVLHHCQRKQARDLLAALQKVVVPIYCTSFLAVEEDKQQKIARLLQLWEKNGYFDESIIQQLQSPALGLGQYQASLITEFAAVVQPIQMAFQQQIQTLKAQHQEFVDSLTKHQQAQPPPQPQPQPQSQPQPQPLLEPEAPPPHIPMPQNQDLPVLSPTDSPAPECITEEPKPHPLPDNVPSGGQEPPSGGQRGPGQHEHSSSKPPWFERPAMPLWGQQQQQQQQQQFDQGFNAPHQGPPHCQPWNNNHEGMWNDQREQNWNNQRDAPWNNQHEPSWNNQYDPPWNNQHEPPWGGQRDPPFRMQRPPHFRQQPPFQQHQQHPPFNQPPHPHNFNRIPPRFMQDDFPPRHHFDRPPYPPHHFDYQQGDFPPDMGPPHHPPHRLPPPGMGEPPPWGGPQHPDFGGPPPGFNGQPPHIRRQGPPPPQITPDDPSLVPNVPYFDLPAGLMAPLVKLEDYDYKALESKDMRLPPPMPPNERLLAAVEAFYSPPSHDRPRNSEGWEQNGLYEFFRAKMRARRKKGQDKRSRGPSTATPGTVKPGVRSEPHEASSGPKVEKRGRSKSRSRSRSRRSSSGSSSRSSRSSGSYSRSRSRTRSRSRSRSYSASRSSRSRSGSSRSQSGSRSRSRSRSFSPGKRRVSRSRSQTPPATTGLGSDSASLTPDYRLGEENKGHQLLMKMGWSGSGGLGAKEQGIQDPIKGGEIRDKWDQYKGVGVPLDDPYENYRRNKSYSFIARMKARDESHCSEEGDSGAAAAGVKYAREDKAVSVLL; via the exons TGTTGTGCAGTCCATCAGGACAAGAAAATGAGCCACCCACTCAGGTCCCTGTGCCAGCCCCAATCCCAGGCCCACTTCCTGCCGCACCTTCCACCACTATGCCAGGCCCAGCTACTGCTCCAGCCCAATCCCAACCTCCCACACCTCCGGGTCCAGGCCAGCCACAGTTGGAGGAGTTGATACAGCAGAGCCTATGGAATCTGCAACAGCAGGAGCAGCATCTCCTCATGCAAAGACAG ATAACTGCAGCGATCGCCTTGGCAATGGAACAGCAAATTCAGAAACTTCTATCAGAGACACAACTGGACATGACTGAATTTGACAATCTCTTGCAGCCAATTATTGACACCTGTACCAAAGATGCTATTTCT GCTGGTAAGAACTGGATGTTTAACAatgcaaaaaccccacagcattGTGAGCTGATGTCCGGTCATCTGAGGAACCGAATCACAGCTGAAGGAGCCCATTTTGAACTGCGGCTCCATCTGATCTACCTGATAAATGATGTACTTCATCACTG TCAACGGAAACAAGCTCGAGACCTGCTCGCAGCTCTGCAGAAAGTTGTGGTCCCCATTTACTGCACCAGTTTTCTTGCTGTGGAAGAGGACAAACAACAAAAGATTGCACGG CTGTTACAACTGTGGGAGAAGAACGGTTATTTCGATGAATCCATTATTCAACAGTTACAGAGCCCTGCTCTTGGACTTGGGCAGTACCAA GCCTCTCTCATCACGGAGTTTGCAGCCGTAGTGCAGCCTATTCAAATGGCATTCCAGCAGCAGATCCAGACCCTGAAGGCTCAACATCAGGAGTTTGTTGACAGTCTCACCAAACATCAACAGGCCCAGCCTCCTCCACAGCCACAGCCCCAGCCACAATCACAGCCGCAACCACAGCCGTTATTGGAACCTGAGGCACCACCGCCGCACATCCCAATGCCCCAAAATCAGGATCTGCCAGTCCTCTCTCCAACAGACTCACCAG CTCCTGAATGCATTACAGAGGAGCCCAAGCCCCATCCCCTTCCTGACAATGTGCCAAGTGGAGGGCAGGAGCCCCCTTCAGGGGGGCAGCGAGGACCTGGGCAACATGAACACTCTTCTTCCAAGCCACCTTGGTTTGAACGGCCTGCAATGCCTCTCTGGgggcaacagcaacagcaacagcaacagcaacag TTTGACCAGGGTTTTAATGCTCCACACCAGGGACCACCTCATTGCCAGCCCTGGAATAACAACCATGAAGGAATGTGGAATGACCAGCGGGAACAAAATTGGAACAACCAGCGGGATGCTCCATGGAACAATCAACATGAGCCGTCCTGGAATAACCAGTATGACCCCCCCTGGAACAACCAGCATGAGCCCCCCTGGGGAGGCCAGCGGGATCCACCATTTAGAATGCAACGGCCCCCCCATTTCCGCCAGCAGCCACCCTTCCAGCAACACCAACAGCACCCACCGTTCAACCAGCCACCACATCCCCACAACTTTAACCGCATTCCACCGCGGTTCATGCAGGATGACTTCCCTCCCAGACACCACTTTGATCGTCCCCCCTATCCTCCCCACCATTTTGACTATCAGCAGGGAGACTTTCCACCAG ACATGGGCCCCCCTCATCATCCTCCACACAGATTGCCTCCACCAGGAATGGGAGAACCACCTCCATGGGGTGGACCGCAGCATCCGGATTTTGGTGGTCCTCCCCCAGGTTTCAATGGACAACCACCACATATCCGACGTCAAGGGCCACCTCCACCTCAGATCACTCCTGATGACCCTAGTTTGGTGCCCAATGTGCCATATTTTGATCTCCCAGCAGGATTAATGGCACCTCTGGTGAAG TTAGAAGACTATGACTACAAGGCTCTGGAGTCTAAAGATATGCGCCTTCCACCTCCAATGCCACCTAATGAGAGGCTACTTGCTGCAGTTGAGGCATTTTATAGTCCACCATCTCATGACAGACCAAGAAATAG TGAAGGCTGGGAGCAAAATGGACTCTATGAATTCTTCCGAGCCAAAATGCGAGCACGGAGAAAAAAGGGGCAAGATAAGAGAAGCAG AGGTCCGAGCACAGCTACACCCGGAACGGTAAAACCAGGAGTCCGTTCAGAACCTCATGAAGCCAGTAGTGGACCTAAAGTGGAGAAACG TGGACGATCAAAGTCCCGCAGTCGGTCACGGAGCAGACGTTCTTCCTCTGGCTCCAGTTCAAGATCTTCGCGGTCCTCTGGCTCTTATTCCAGATCCAGATCGCGGACTCGATCCCGCTCGCGTTCTCGTTCATATTCTGCTTCACGTTCCAG TCGCAGCAGATCAGGCTCGTCTCGCAGCCAGTCGGGTTCAAGATCTCGCTCACGGTCACGATCGTTCTCACCAGGGAAGAGGCGGGTATCAAGGTCACGTAGCCAGACTCCACC AGCCACCACTGGACTTGGCAGTGATTCTGCCTCTCTCACGCCTGATTACAGACTGGGGGAAGAAAACAAAGGCCATCAGTTGTTGATGAAGATGG GATGGAGTGGATCTGGAGGACTTGGAGCAAAGGAGCAAGGTATCCAGGATCCAATTAAAGGAGGAGAAATCCGTGATAAGTGGGACCAGTATAAAGGAGTAGGGGTCCCACTCGATGATCCTTATGAGAATTATCGAAGAAATAAGAGCTACTCCTTCATAGCTCGAATGAAAGCAAGAGATGAAAGT CACTGCAGTGAAGAAGGAGATTCAGGAGCAGCCGCCGCCGGAGTGAAGTACGCAAGAGAAGACAAAGCTGTGTCTGTTCTGCTTTAG